The sequence GGTCTAAAAAAATCTAGGAATGTGTTGCCTACTTGTATCCGCGGTGTGATTTTTTGAAACGGATTTCTTTCATAGGATAATACTCGTAAGACTGTATCGACGTGCAATAAATCATCAATAATGCGCACACTATCGCCCAATTCAAGCGAGGATAAATCTTCATATTCGGACAAATGCCCCATATCTAATACATCAACTTCATAAGCATACCGCGGCGCTATATCTCTATAATCAAAATCAGTTTCGACGCCTATTAAATTTTCACCTAATTTAAATACTAACGGGTTAATCCCAGACCCTATTTTCCCCCGCCCTTCTACAATGTTGACTTCGTAGTTATCCCACAGCATTTCATAGTTTAAAAATCGAGCGAGTTCTATCAATTTCCCTCTGGCATCCTTAGAGGATGGCCGAAAGTAAATGACACCAATAATATCCGAATTGGCGACGTGTCCAAGTTCAAAGGGTGTTCCAGTCAAGATTTGCCGCACAATATTTTCGGGTGTGTCCTCATATTCTTCGACTTCATCGGGATAATCAATTAAATGATATGATACATGCTCGTATTCTACTTTAAAGTCAATTTTCGAGTCTCTTATATTTTGCGCCCTCGCTATTTTGAAATATTGCCCATCTACATCTATCAATAGTAGATGACTCAAATAACTCGCAACTTGACTCGATGGAGTTCGAAAAGATAAGGTGTAACCTGCGTTAATTTCCTCGCGTACGATAGGGTCGATAATATCATACAGCTTTGTAACTTCTTGTTTAGTGTCTCTGTCTATGACAGGGAGATAAGGTCTATCCTCCACCGCTATCACCTCAATCCAACGATACTTTTAAAGCGCCTGTTTCAATCTTAATCCCGCCGCCAGACGACTCTATAGGCGTGGTTAGCGCTTTGTAAGCAAGTAAATTACCCCCGTACTGAGCATCTCGTACGCCCGCATGCGTTACAGATTCATATCCTCCGGCAATTGCCGGAAATTCGATTGGTGCCGCATTACTAATAGTAGCTTTACCACCGACTGCACTGGGATATGAAAAACCAATACTTTGACGTTGGTAACCAGCACTACCAACCTCTACACCGCTATCATCCTCACCTGGATTGGACCTGTATAAGGCTAAAAAAGAACCAGCAAATTCACTACTTAATATTTTCATCTCCAAATACTTGCTCAAATTCGACATTATTCACACCCCTTTTGCATATGGCTTGCAACGAAACACAACAGTAAACGTGCCGTACTGCGCAATTTGCTCCGTATTAATATTCCCCGTAACTTTTCCATTGTAAAAATAACTTGGATCATCATCAAAGATTAATCGCTTACGCTCGTCTGTGGTTAGCCACACGCCGACTTGTCTGCATGCATCAAAAAAAGACATCCCTGGTGGAGTGTCAAGAAAAAAATCGACCTCTACATTGATGTCTTTTGCGGATTTGTCAGCAATCAAGAAATCCCCATCCTTATGTGGGATAGGGATATATTCATCCTTGTTGTCCGGCATCAAGGGGCGTCTTGACGATAGCATCACTAAATTTAATGTACTGCAATGTATGCTATTAAAACGTACTCCATCAGTCATCTTCCGCCCCTCCCTCTATTGGTCTGTTGTTCTAAATTATAGAATTCCCGCGCAACTTTCTTGATATCCATCTCTTCGCGCACATGGAATACAGCACCTTCTAGCATTCGCTCATAGTTATACGTATTATTTTGGATGACCCCTTTTTCGTTTGCAGCTGAAGGAATTGGACCAGACGCCAATACCATCGAATCCGAGGAAGGCAAAGCTAAATTCGCCATATCCCCCATCACCTGCGCTGTTTTTTTCAATTCTGCATCCACATTTTGCAATAACCCGCTACTAGACAAGTCTATATTCAAAGCCGACTCCATCGCATCTTTGACAGACGTAGCAATAGACATCGCTTTTTCCTTCAAAGCAGATTCCATTGACGACAACCCGTCCAGCAAACTTGACATTGCATTCTTCCCAATGCCTTCAAGCCCCGCGAACTCTTCATCCGCCGTCGTGGTGAGTGCACGTATCTGTTCGATAAAGCTATCCTTTTCCGCATCCAATTCTGCGTTCGCTGCACTATAGACACCTTCAATATTTTTAGCCATATCATCACGCATCCCAGACATTTCATTTACGGCCAAAGTACGTGCTAATGCAGCTTTTTCTTTATACATATCAGAGTACTTCGATAACTGATCGCTCGTTAATTCGTTCAGCGCGATTAGATCCGGTAACGCCTTCGGTCCCATCTCCCTGATTTCCGCAAGCATTCCAACATCAAGTGGATGAGATGATAGTTTTTCCATCTCTGACTGCCATCGTTTTAAACCGTCTAGCTGGCCTTGCAAGTTATTAAAAATCTGGTCGCCCGTTCGTTCGACTTTAATATCGAACTGATCATATAAACTTACAAAGGAAAACAGCGACTTGGCCCTATCGTCTTCCGCCTTCATGTATTCTTTCTGTAAATCTTCCGCACTTTTTTTAGCACGTTCATTAATATCATTGATTTTCTTCGTATGGTCCGTCTGTATTTTCACAACTTCATCATTGACTACTTTGAGTGATTTCTGATAAGCCTTTTGAGCATCCACACGCTCTTTTGTACCGACTTTAAACTCTTGCGTAGCCTTCTTCCATACTTCGACTTCTGCAACCATGGATAGCTCTTCTGTGGATTTCTTGTCCTCGACAAATTGTTTAATAGCAGCGAGTCGCTCTTTGGCAGCTTGGGCCTCTTTCTTTTGCATATCCGCCCAAGCTTTATCATTAGCCGCAATAAGTTTCTTTTGCTCATCTTCATTCAGCTTTATTAATTTAGCAGACGCATCCTGCTGAATCTGATAGACTCTTTTTTCGCCAGTCGTTACGATTTGACCTTTTTTATTTTTACTGGTTTTCAGTGCATTTTGGGACGATTGCGCTGTCTTTCTTGCAAGTTCAGCGCGTTTTTTGGAGTAATCATCCTTGATGGCCACTCGTTTCTTTTCATTTTCATCATCTATCTTGACAATTTCATCGGCATTTTTTTTAGATGCATCTGCAATAACTTTACCGAGTTCTTCCACAACTTTTTTATTTTCATCAAATGTGGACGCGACACCGACAGCAACACCTCTACCAGTATCCGCGCCTAGAGGTATCATTTCAGTAGCCGGGGATGCAATGCCCATGACCTTCGCGAATGACTCCTTAATGCTGTTACCAAGCTCTTTTGCTTTATCCCACAAAGCAGATGCCATACTACCAATCCCGTTGATTAACCCGAGTATGATATCTTTACCGATTTGTTTTAAGTTGATGCCTTTAAAAAATTTCATGACACCATTCCAAATTGTTGAGATTACATTTTTCACTGTACCGAAAATATTTTTAATGGACGATAACATGTTTGTGAAATTCGTTTTGACACCGCTATAAATTCCTTTTGCGACTGTTACAACAATTTCCCTCAACGCATTCCAAATCGATGCCCCAAACGCTCTTAATGTTCCGAAAATATTTACGGTTGTATTATACATATTTCGGAAGAAACCAAGCACAGAGTTGACCATGCCGTTTGCTAAATTTCGTCCTGTTGTTGCAAAACTTTTGAAAAAGTTAACAATGCCTGTTGCGAGACTTTTAATGATTCCCAAGCTATTTTTCAACAGATTGGCAAATAGCGCACGTAAGCCACCGACAAACGTTAGAGTCATCCAGCCTATGATGAAATCAATTGCGCCGAAAAATATCTGCTTGATACCTTCCCACATTTTTCCGAAATCACCAGTGAATAATCCAGTGAATACTTTGACCAATCCCATGATGATGTCAAGCGCTCCGCCAATTACTTGTTTGATGGCTGTCCACACCATATCGATGATGAATAATACACCTGGCATCACAAATTCAATAACCGCCATAATGCCGTTAAACACATTTTCGACAGCGGCCAAAAACTGAGCACCGTTTTCATCCCAGAAAGTTTTAATGGCTGCTAGTTTTTCTTGGACAAATGAGGAGATATGACCGATTGCAATAGTGACGGCGTTTTTCAATACCTCGAATGCAGTAGTGACAGTAGTCCGGAAAGTCTCACTTTTTGTCCATAGCTGTTGGAATATCAAACCAAGCCCAGCAACAGCCAACACAGCAAGTCCAATTGGACCTGTTAACGCTCCGATTAGACCACCAGCACCTGCCGCACCGCCTGCCAGTCCACCAAATGCGCTAATGAGGACGCCGATGTTTGTAACCATAAATCCAATTGCAGTCAAGACGGGTCCGAGTACAGCAGCAAATCCTGCTACTGCAATAATCGTACCTTGTAGCCCTGTATCTAATTCAGTAAATTTAGTGGCAAATTCCCCAACCATTTCAATAACTGGTTTCACGACATCTAGCATGTGGAGCAATGATGGGATAAGGGCGCCGCCGAGTGTCATACCGACCTCTTTAATAGCATTCTTGAATGTTGCCAATTGTGCCTCTGTTGTCTTGTAGCGTTCAGCTGCTTCATTTTGCAGTGCGGTGCCATCTTCCCACGCTGAATTTGCTATTTGCATGGATTCTGCAAGCAGTTCGTTAGCACCACCAACCCGAAGGAGGGTATCCCTCAATAAAACACCGTCTATACCCATTTCTTGCAACATGTTAATTGCCGATGTTCCGTTCTCTTCCGCATTTGCTAACCCATCAATAAATGATGCGATAGCTCCCATAGCATCTTCTTCAAACGATTTTTTGAACTGTTCGCCAGTCATGCCTGCAACATCTGCAAAGCCCTGTAAATCCACTCCAGCATCAAGAATTGCCTTCAATTCAACTTTGGTCATGCCCATGTCTTCCGCCATATTGCCAAATGCTTTACCACTGTGGGAAGCCATCATTTGCAAATCACGCAAAGACATTCCGGTACCCGCTAACACTTCCTGTACTTTTGTAAATCCCGATGAAGTGGCGACCTGCATGCTGGACATAACACGCGACATTGCCGTTCCGCCCATCTCAGCGCGAATACCTACGGAAGTGAGGGCTGTTGAAAGGGCTATAATATCCGCCTCAGACATACCGATTTGTGCCCCGGCACCCGCCAGCCGCAAGCCCATATCTACAATTTCTGACTCAGTAGTTGCAAAGTTATTCCCTAAATCAACAATAGTAGCGCCTAGTTTGCTGAAATCATTTTGTGACATGTTCATGATATTTGCAAAACGGGCAAGAGCCGTAGCTGCTTCATCCGCGCTCATATTCGTAGCGACTCCTAAATCACTCATAGTGCTGGTAAAGGATAAGATGTTTTTCGTTTCAATCCCTAATTGTCCTGCCGCTTCAGCGATTCCGGCTAATTCAGTAGCGCTTGTCGGACCTGCTTTTGCCATATCCCTAATGCCTGTTTCTAATTCAGCAAACACTTCTTCCGTTGCATCAACTGTTTTTCTAACGCCTGCAAATGCTGATTCAAAGTCGATAGCCGCTTTAAGAGATCCACCACCAATTGCCGCGAGTGGCACCGTGATACTTTTCGTAAGTGCGCCGCCCGCATTTGATAAGTCCCGACCAACATTTTCAATACTACGGCCAAACCGTTGCACTTCTGATTGCGCTTGATTAAATGTGTCTGATAGTCCGCCCATATTTCCGATGATTCCCACGGTCAACTGACCTAATAGCGACATTTACACATCTCCTTTCTCGCTATTAGGAGTCTTGATTCTGTCCCCATAGCGTTTATGAAAAGCGGCTAAATCCGGCGTGGTTGAAACATTCTTTTTCTTCGGTTCTTCCGCACCAAAAAGGCCAACCGCAATGCGACTGACCAAAATGTTTGCTTTATCTTTTTCGAATTCAATACCGTGGTCGTGATACATGTAGATTTCTATAAGCGTCATATAGTCGAGCATGTGAGTAGGTGTTGCCCAAGCATACATGCTGCCCATTCGTGCAAAGATTTTCCCGAGTTCGATTTCAATCGGCTTCCCGGGCTTTACTCGTTTTTTACTTCTTCCGCCTTTTTCGCGCGGTCACGCATTGGTTTCAACACAAATTCAATGAGTGCTAGAAGTTGGTCAATGCTGGTGTTATCAATAATCCAGTCTTCTGTAATATCGGACTTGGATGGTTTACAAATTTTCGTCACCAGATCCAGAACGATTGGAAAGCTTTCATCCGAACCACTTGTTAAGATGCTTGACTTTTTCGCAATTTCCAATGTGACGCGTGACGGAATTTTCGACACATCAATTTCAACACCTGCTAAAATTACGGTACGTTTATCTGGCACCAGTTTATCTAAATCTAAAATATTTGCATCCATTTATTTATCCTCCAATTAGAAAAAAGCACCCTTTTATAGAGTGCTTTTCATATTTTATTTTCAAGTATTCTGTTAGTAAATCACGGCGTCGGAACTGCGCCCTGCTCGCTGTAAATTTCAAATAACTGTTCGCCGAGAACCTTGCTTGTATCCACAAAACCAACCATTTCGATTGGCGTAGCCGCCGGATCGTCATCATCTTCAGATGGGAAATTAATAGTAATTCCTGTTTCGGTAGTCGCTTTGAAAACTGTAATACGGAACTCTTCATCTTTTTCATTGTAGTTTGTGACACGGACTACACGGGGTTTGAATTCGCTAAACCCACCCGATAGCAATTGGATAGCCGCTTTCTTCGCCGCTTCACCTTCGCCTTCCACAGCGGGGATTTCCGTCAATTTGTCGATACCACCACGCAACATAGCAAGCGTTTCGAGATTGATTTCTACTAAATCACCTGCTAGCTTCGCCGTATGATTTTTCAAAAACTCTTTAATCACACCGACGTTATCCGCTCTGACCGTCACTTTCTCCCATGACTCTTCAAAAGTGACACCGTTCATGGCGCCTAAATCGACTAATGTTTCTTCCGTTTCCCCGACCTCAAATTTTGCTGAACCGAAAATAATAGTGTCAGCATTCTGCGTTGTTGTCATTGTTCTTGTCATGTATTATTCCTCCTCAATATCAATTTCGCTAGTGTCTGTTATGCTAATAGATACTTCTTTATTTTTGTATTTAGCAATAAATTCCTTGACTGGAATGTCGTCTATACAAAGTTCATTATCAGCATTTTCCTTCAATACGCCATAAATACTTAACATATTTCATTCCTCCCGATAAATAAATTTAAAATCAATTGCAATATGATAAAGTTTTGTACGATCTTCATACTGATCAACCGAGTTTTCATATACACCTTGGATAATTCGCGTACTGCCCATATTCCCTTTGAAGCGCTGAAAAGCGTATCGAATTTCTTTTTCAATTTCCTTAGCCTCTGTATACCGAGTGGAAAACACAGAAAATTGATAGCGAGGAAAAGCGACGTCAATGTTATGGTGACGTGCACCAGAAATTTCAAGGTACGCCACAGACGGCATAGTTGCGTTTTCAGGTATCCACCCAGGATGTACACGGGTATCCAGTAACTCTTTTAATCGTGGTTGAGCGAGTAAGTGATTTCGCAAATCAACAGCAATCATGCAATCACGTCCCTTGTGCTAGTAGCGCTGCGCGTAAACCGTTAACCAAGTGCTTACGTATCTTTGACTTACTTTTATCCAACGACGGGCGTAAAAACGGGCGTGGTGGTTGGTGACTACTCCCTAGTTCATAAAAAGTAATGTAGAAACGATTCGCCTTATCACCAACGACCACATTTGCATAAAAGAAGCCTTTTTTGTTAGTCCCAACTTCTATTTTCAACGATTCGCGTGCCGCACCAGATTTAATAGGCACACGGGCATCGGCTTCACGAAAGACAATTTCAGCAGCTTCAGCAACAAGGATTCTCAATTGCTCCTTTAATGCTTCGTCTGCGTTTTGTAACGCTCTGACTACATCGTCTACACCCTCAATACGTAACCGCATCCGGCTGTTCGGTCTCATCCTGCGCGCCATTATTGACGCCCCCTGCACATAATTTGCAGTTCTTTTTCGGCAAATTCTGGTTCAATGACATATAAAAATTCAAATTCAGAACCTTTAATTCTTGCAGCCATCGTCCTGTCAATCCCTTCACGATACCGAATCCGTATTCGTGTAGTAACTTCTGCGTTGACTTGCATGGCCGCAAAGAGTTCACGCCCGTACAGCGGCTCAATCGCCGCCCATACAGTCGCTACTGGTTGCCAATCATCGAGTGGTTGCCCCGCCTCATCCACATCTTCCGGAGTGGGAGGACGAATGATACTAATGCGATTTCTTAATTTACCAATGTTCACTTTGCATCATCTTTTTTCTTTTCTACCTTTTCAACTTCTTGCTTTTCCGGTACTTTTTTCGGCTTTTCTGGTACTTCCACTTTTTCGATAAACCTTAACTTAATAAGGTTTTCAGCACGGCTTTCATCCGCCGTTGTATAACCATCACCAGCCGAAAATAATTTCATTTTCTGTTCCCGACACTTGAAACGTTTCAAAACTTTGTATTTCATCTACAATCTCTCCTCTCAACAATACGTAAGTTGTGCTATCATACTTTCAACCGTGTAGCGTACTTTTTCACCCACACGGAAATTGTTCATTTCACGATTTTCATACCAGTCCATGACAAGTACTAGGCAAAACAACTTTGCTTGCTTATTTGTTTCATCAAAATCTTTACCCGTCGCATTTTTCAAATACGCCTCAGCTGCTTCGGTTAACATCCGAATCATACTGTCGTCATCTTCAATATCCACGCGAAGCCATTCTTTTGTTTCTTCCAAAGTGAGAATCATACTTTCACCTCATTCATAAAAAAAAGACGGTCATAGGACCGCCTTGTTACGGTACTGGTACAGGTGTTACATCTAATTCCCCATAAATCGCTGCTTCCTTATCCCAAACGACTACGTCATCACGTTGAATGGCGCGCACATCGAGCGTATTCCGCGT comes from Sporosarcina sp. FSL K6-3457 and encodes:
- the gp17 gene encoding tail completion protein gp17 — encoded protein: MIAVDLRNHLLAQPRLKELLDTRVHPGWIPENATMPSVAYLEISGARHHNIDVAFPRYQFSVFSTRYTEAKEIEKEIRYAFQRFKGNMGSTRIIQGVYENSVDQYEDRTKLYHIAIDFKFIYREE
- a CDS encoding phage tail fiber protein, with amino-acid sequence MSNLSKYLEMKILSSEFAGSFLALYRSNPGEDDSGVEVGSAGYQRQSIGFSYPSAVGGKATISNAAPIEFPAIAGGYESVTHAGVRDAQYGGNLLAYKALTTPIESSGGGIKIETGALKVSLD
- a CDS encoding phage tail protein, with protein sequence MEDRPYLPVIDRDTKQEVTKLYDIIDPIVREEINAGYTLSFRTPSSQVASYLSHLLLIDVDGQYFKIARAQNIRDSKIDFKVEYEHVSYHLIDYPDEVEEYEDTPENIVRQILTGTPFELGHVANSDIIGVIYFRPSSKDARGKLIELARFLNYEMLWDNYEVNIVEGRGKIGSGINPLVFKLGENLIGVETDFDYRDIAPRYAYEVDVLDMGHLSEYEDLSSLELGDSVRIIDDLLHVDTVLRVLSYERNPFQKITPRIQVGNTFLDFFRPGDDLNDEDEEDKGFKLIDQIHMTGISYMEISLSSDEDEDGTGLKKGNVWTEWATVPFNGSVTINFSQKYRAIPTVNAQVYGSSSRPAVSFITAQENGLTLYTGVYISGGGTGQVTMHAIGRT
- a CDS encoding head-tail connector protein encodes the protein MILTLEETKEWLRVDIEDDDSMIRMLTEAAEAYLKNATGKDFDETNKQAKLFCLVLVMDWYENREMNNFRVGEKVRYTVESMIAQLTYC
- a CDS encoding HK97-gp10 family putative phage morphogenesis protein — its product is MARRMRPNSRMRLRIEGVDDVVRALQNADEALKEQLRILVAEAAEIVFREADARVPIKSGAARESLKIEVGTNKKGFFYANVVVGDKANRFYITFYELGSSHQPPRPFLRPSLDKSKSKIRKHLVNGLRAALLAQGT
- a CDS encoding phage head closure protein, which encodes MNIGKLRNRISIIRPPTPEDVDEAGQPLDDWQPVATVWAAIEPLYGRELFAAMQVNAEVTTRIRIRYREGIDRTMAARIKGSEFEFLYVIEPEFAEKELQIMCRGRQ
- a CDS encoding distal tail protein Dit; its protein translation is MTDGVRFNSIHCSTLNLVMLSSRRPLMPDNKDEYIPIPHKDGDFLIADKSAKDINVEVDFFLDTPPGMSFFDACRQVGVWLTTDERKRLIFDDDPSYFYNGKVTGNINTEQIAQYGTFTVVFRCKPYAKGV
- a CDS encoding phage tail tape measure protein; translated protein: MSLLGQLTVGIIGNMGGLSDTFNQAQSEVQRFGRSIENVGRDLSNAGGALTKSITVPLAAIGGGSLKAAIDFESAFAGVRKTVDATEEVFAELETGIRDMAKAGPTSATELAGIAEAAGQLGIETKNILSFTSTMSDLGVATNMSADEAATALARFANIMNMSQNDFSKLGATIVDLGNNFATTESEIVDMGLRLAGAGAQIGMSEADIIALSTALTSVGIRAEMGGTAMSRVMSSMQVATSSGFTKVQEVLAGTGMSLRDLQMMASHSGKAFGNMAEDMGMTKVELKAILDAGVDLQGFADVAGMTGEQFKKSFEEDAMGAIASFIDGLANAEENGTSAINMLQEMGIDGVLLRDTLLRVGGANELLAESMQIANSAWEDGTALQNEAAERYKTTEAQLATFKNAIKEVGMTLGGALIPSLLHMLDVVKPVIEMVGEFATKFTELDTGLQGTIIAVAGFAAVLGPVLTAIGFMVTNIGVLISAFGGLAGGAAGAGGLIGALTGPIGLAVLAVAGLGLIFQQLWTKSETFRTTVTTAFEVLKNAVTIAIGHISSFVQEKLAAIKTFWDENGAQFLAAVENVFNGIMAVIEFVMPGVLFIIDMVWTAIKQVIGGALDIIMGLVKVFTGLFTGDFGKMWEGIKQIFFGAIDFIIGWMTLTFVGGLRALFANLLKNSLGIIKSLATGIVNFFKSFATTGRNLANGMVNSVLGFFRNMYNTTVNIFGTLRAFGASIWNALREIVVTVAKGIYSGVKTNFTNMLSSIKNIFGTVKNVISTIWNGVMKFFKGINLKQIGKDIILGLINGIGSMASALWDKAKELGNSIKESFAKVMGIASPATEMIPLGADTGRGVAVGVASTFDENKKVVEELGKVIADASKKNADEIVKIDDENEKKRVAIKDDYSKKRAELARKTAQSSQNALKTSKNKKGQIVTTGEKRVYQIQQDASAKLIKLNEDEQKKLIAANDKAWADMQKKEAQAAKERLAAIKQFVEDKKSTEELSMVAEVEVWKKATQEFKVGTKERVDAQKAYQKSLKVVNDEVVKIQTDHTKKINDINERAKKSAEDLQKEYMKAEDDRAKSLFSFVSLYDQFDIKVERTGDQIFNNLQGQLDGLKRWQSEMEKLSSHPLDVGMLAEIREMGPKALPDLIALNELTSDQLSKYSDMYKEKAALARTLAVNEMSGMRDDMAKNIEGVYSAANAELDAEKDSFIEQIRALTTTADEEFAGLEGIGKNAMSSLLDGLSSMESALKEKAMSIATSVKDAMESALNIDLSSSGLLQNVDAELKKTAQVMGDMANLALPSSDSMVLASGPIPSAANEKGVIQNNTYNYERMLEGAVFHVREEMDIKKVAREFYNLEQQTNRGRGGR